The DNA segment TGATTTCAGACAAATATTTGGAATTAGTTTTAGTTTTTTTAGCAAGGTTTGATAACGTGATTCCTTTTTTTAGAAAGTTCTCTTTATTCTCAAAAATGGCTAGTTCCTTAAGAATGTTTTCAACAACATAATCAGGTATAATATTGCTGGTTTTACCTATTATATCTTCTCGTTCTGTAGTATCGCCAGGACTATCGTCGTTCCGGGAATTATCTTTATTTAATACTACTTTATTTTCATTTACTGACCGTATCAGTTCTTGCGCAATTTTTCTACTTCGTTTTTCTGCTTTTTTGGAAAGAAAATATAATGGAATTAATATACTCATACCGAGTAACAAGATTCCGGCAATTACATAGGAAGTCGTTCTTTTGTGTTCTATTTCACTAATAATATTTTCTTTTTCCTGTAGAAGTTTAGGAGCCTCATACCTTCTTGGTAACTCCCTTGAGATGTATCTGAACTTAGAATCCAGCTCTTTATATATCGTTAAAAACCGTTCGATATAATAAAGTTGTTTTTCCTTATCATTTTTGCTTTTATAATATTCAATAAGATATGGATATACTTCTTTAAGTTCTGGGAAAGTAGTATGTGTTTTTTGAACTATGGAATCAATTTTTATAAAATATTCAACAGCTTTCTCTATTTCTTGCAATTGAGCATGGGCTTGTCCCAAATATAATAATGTATAACTTGAGTTTAAATCATCAGATTTTTTTAAAAAGTATGTTTTGCATTTATTTAGATTATTAATAGCTAGTTTGTATTGTTTTGACTTTAAGTTATATAAACTCAGAAATAATAAATATTTATTATATCTTTCAATGTCTTTTTTTTCAGAAGTATTCTTTAATCCTTCATGTATTAATTTTATTGCAGGTTCAAGCTTATTAATATCTAATAGAGTACTTGCTAAGTTCAGCCTTACATGTTCATGTTCACTATCGCTTAGGAAATCTCCGTTATCATAGTAGTATTGCAGTACTTTTTTTGCTTCTGCATGTTTTCCTATATAGTTGTTGAGATATGCAATATAAATCTCTGCGATAGCAATATGCCGCTTGTTATCTTTTTCTTTTGCATATTTTAAAGCGGTTATAAAGTTATTTAATGCCAGCTTTTCTTTATCATAGTCATAATATATCCGCCCCTTTAATAAATAAATTCTGGTAGGATAGTTTTCTTTTGGTAAATATTTTTCAAAAAGGACTAAACTATCGATGTATTGTAATGAACGTTTAAAAGGCTGGTCATAATGAAGCATTACATAACCTTCTGCGATGTGATTATTATTTTTTTCTGATTTAGCTTTTAGCAGATAATATTGAGCAATCAATTTAGCTTTATCAATTTTATTACTTTCCTTGAAATCATAAAATTTCTCTTCAAGTTCAGAATAATTATAAGTGGCTAAAGTGTCATTGAGAATCTCGTTTTTCTCAGCATGTAACATATTGTTTATAGGCCACCCTATGAGTAATATATAGATTAGAGATTTCATCATTTTTTATAAGTGCTTTGCAAAAGTATTGCTTTTCTATAATCAGTAATTATTTTTCATAAAAAAATTACATTTAAACCTGTTAATTTACTGATTATAAATTATTTATTTATATTAAATGATTTATAAATTCATGAATTTATTGATTAAATATTTTATATTTCAAGAAAATCTAACTTTATTTGTATCACAAATTTTAATTTTTATAATGATGAAAAAACAAACACAAACTAAAAAGCTGGTGTTTAAAAAATTACAGCTTACTAAAATTAATAATCTTCAGAAAATTTTAGGAGGTACTCAATTTAACCAAAACTTAGAACTAGAAGGTGGCGATGGTTGTTAAGTACCCAGAGAATGCTAGTAAACAGAAAGATGACTCCTTACATATTTAATATATTCTATTGCATTATCTAGAAATAGTACCTATAAATACTTCTAATTGCATATCTAAATCAACATGAAAATTAAAATATTTGTCATCTCTTTCTTTTCGATTGTATTGATTAATGGTCAGAAATATAATCTTGCCCCATCAAAATCATTTGCAGATGAATATTTTGGGACTAAAATAATTGATGATTATAGAAACTTGGAAAATTTACAAGATGAGCAGACAATATTTTGGATGAAGTCTCAATCAGATTATACTAGTTCATTATTAGCTAAAATTCCAAATCGGAACTATTATTTAGATAAAAGATTGGAATTTGATAAAAGACAAGGTTATTCTATATCTGATTTAAGAATAACAGGGAATGACAAATATTTTTATTTAAAGAGAAACGCAGGAGAAAAAACAGCGAAATTATATTATAAAGAAAGTTTTTTAGGAGAAGAAAAATTATTATATGATCCTTCATCTTTTATCTCTTCATTTAATGAAGATGGCACAAAAGAAGCAACTCATGAATTTATTATTAATTTGATAAGCCCTAGTTGGGACGGAAACAGAATTGCTATCTCTTTATCTGAAAAAGGAAAAGAGTTATCAGAAATTATAATATTGGAGGTAAAAAATAAATATATTTATCCTGAAGTTATTAATCAGTCAAATCCTTCCAATATTGGAGGGATTAGGTGGTTAGAAGACAATTCCGGGTTTTTTTACGTTTATTATCCTGTTACAGATACAAAATCTCAATTGTTTAATAAAAATACCCAGTCGGTATTATATAAAATTGGAAATAATCCAAATAACAGAAAGGTTGTTTTTTCAAATATGAATAATCCCGATCTTAAAATTGATAAAGAAGTTTTTCCTTCAATACTTGCTTTTAATCCTGATGATGCTTACTACATCGGAATACTGGTAGATTCGGAAGATTTTAGAAGAACATTTATTATTAATAAAAAAGATTTATTAGCCGGAAAAAAGAATTGGAAAAAGCTATATGATAAGGATAGTAAAGTGCACAATATTAAATTAATAGGTGAAGAAATTACTTTTCTCTCAGGATATAATTCTTCTAATTATAAATTATGTAAAACAAGTGTTAAAAAGCCTAATTTCATAAATCCACAAATACTTGTAGGTGAAAAAAAAGATGAAGTTTTCAACAGTTATACAATTACCAAAGATGGAATTTATTTTACTACCACGAAAAATGGTGTTGAAGCAAAATTATACTTGTATAAAAATGGTAAGGAGATTCCTATAAAACTTCCTTATGTATCAGGAGATATTGTTTTGTCATCAAAAGGAAAAGACTTCTCTGATATATGGGTAAGCTGTTCCGGATGGGCAAATGATGAGCAACGGTTCAAGTATAACCTAAAAACGAATGATTTTACTTTGGAAAATCTTGCTCCAGTTATTGAATATCCTGAATTTAAAGATATTGTTGTAGAGGAAACTACGGTGAGATCCTACGATGGGGTAGAAGTTCCTTTATCTTTAATATATAATAAAAATATAAAAAGAGACGGGACAGTTCCAGTATTGATGAATGGTTACGGTGCATTTGCAGAATCTTATTCTCCGTATTTTTCTATTAGTTATTTGCTTTGGGCAAATCAAGGAGGCATGATAGCAGTGCCCCATGTCAGAGGAGGAGGAGAAAAAGGAGATCAATGGCACATTGATGGACAGAAAATGAAAAAACCTAATTCATGGAAAGATCTTATTGCCTGCGCAGAATATCTAATAAAAAATAAATATACCTCATCACAAAAAATAGCCTTATTAGGCGCAAGTGCAGGAGGTATTTTAATGGGGCGGGCTGTTACTGAAAGACCGGATTTATTTGGTGCGGTTATTATTGAATCAGGAGTGTTAAATACAATAAGAGTGGAGCAAAATGGTACAGGAGGAACTACCGTAAAAGAATATGGTGATCCGAAAGATTCTGTTGAATTTAAAGGTTTACTGGAAATGGACGCTTATTATCATATTACAAATGGACAGAAATATCCTGCCATGCTTATTACAGCAGGAATAAATGACCCAAGAGTTAAACCTTGGATGTCTACAAAATTTGTGGCTAAGCTTTTAGCAAATGATATTTCATCTAATCCTAAATTATTAAAAATAGATTATGAGGGAGGGCATGGAAAAGACATTTCTATTGTAAAGAGATATGCCGGAATAGGTGATATTTTTGCTTTTGCTCTCTGGCAGCTAGGACATCCCGATTACCAACCCAAAGAAAACCCAAAAAAATAACAATGCCCCGTTTCCCGTATCAGTTTTTTGATGAGTTCGTTGTTCGTACTCCTTTATTTTCGCGGAAAGACTTTCAGGAGCAACTGAGCAGAAATGAAATTCCTGATTCGGAGTTACAAGAAATTTGCAGAAATCCTGTTTTTCTGGAGGCGCTTTATCTCGCGTCACCCAACCTTCACGATGAAGCCTGTAAATGGATCCAGTCAGAAAAAGACTTTTCTTCTAAAGAATTTCAGAAACTAAAACAAACCCTGTTAAAATATTATAGCAGAATAAGCTGCCGGTGTACACCTTTCGGATTATTTTCGGGAGTAGGGTTGGGATCCTTCGACAAAGTCAGGATGACAATTCCGGTTTCAGAAAAAGTCAGGGATACGAAATTGGACATGCATTTTTTGGTCTCCCTTGCTCAGCATTTTGTGCAGTTACCGGAGGTAAGAAAAAAACTTTTATTTTTCCCCAACAACAGTATTTATAAGGTAGGGAGTAAGATTCGCTATGTCGAATATCAGTACACTGAAGGAAAAAGAGAATATATTATTTCTTCGGCACCGCTTTCAGAAGAGCTGCAACGGGTATTGCATTTTTCAAAGCAGAAAAGACCCATAGATGAAATTGCCGGGATTTTGGTAAATGAAGAAACCGCAACATGGGAAGCAGAAGAATTTGTAGAGGAACTCATCAGCAATCAGGTATTGGTAAGCGAGCTGGAGCCGAATGTTTCGGGAAATGATTTTTTAGATTCCATCATTGCTGTTTTAAATAAGATAAAAGCAAATGATAAAGTCGAAATTTTAGTCGACATAAAAAATAAGCTAAACGAACTGGATCAGAATATCGGAAATCCCGCTTCAAAATATACTGAAATTGAAAGCCTCATTAAAATATTCGATACCGAATACGAACAAAAATACCTTTTCCAGACCGATCTGTATTACAAAGACGAATTTCTATTGCCCGGACAATGGAAAAAAGAACTCAAAAAAGGGATCAGCTTTCTTAATAAAATTACATTATCTCAGAAAC comes from the Chryseobacterium nepalense genome and includes:
- a CDS encoding helix-turn-helix domain-containing protein encodes the protein MMKSLIYILLIGWPINNMLHAEKNEILNDTLATYNYSELEEKFYDFKESNKIDKAKLIAQYYLLKAKSEKNNNHIAEGYVMLHYDQPFKRSLQYIDSLVLFEKYLPKENYPTRIYLLKGRIYYDYDKEKLALNNFITALKYAKEKDNKRHIAIAEIYIAYLNNYIGKHAEAKKVLQYYYDNGDFLSDSEHEHVRLNLASTLLDINKLEPAIKLIHEGLKNTSEKKDIERYNKYLLFLSLYNLKSKQYKLAINNLNKCKTYFLKKSDDLNSSYTLLYLGQAHAQLQEIEKAVEYFIKIDSIVQKTHTTFPELKEVYPYLIEYYKSKNDKEKQLYYIERFLTIYKELDSKFRYISRELPRRYEAPKLLQEKENIISEIEHKRTTSYVIAGILLLGMSILIPLYFLSKKAEKRSRKIAQELIRSVNENKVVLNKDNSRNDDSPGDTTEREDIIGKTSNIIPDYVVENILKELAIFENKENFLKKGITLSNLAKKTKTNSKYLSEIINTHKGKNFAAYLNDLRIDYAIKRLARDKKFRSYKVPFIAEELGYNNEQAFTLAFKKKTGTPLTTYLKEIEKAENSQIKHSISIN
- a CDS encoding prolyl oligopeptidase family serine peptidase; translation: MKIKIFVISFFSIVLINGQKYNLAPSKSFADEYFGTKIIDDYRNLENLQDEQTIFWMKSQSDYTSSLLAKIPNRNYYLDKRLEFDKRQGYSISDLRITGNDKYFYLKRNAGEKTAKLYYKESFLGEEKLLYDPSSFISSFNEDGTKEATHEFIINLISPSWDGNRIAISLSEKGKELSEIIILEVKNKYIYPEVINQSNPSNIGGIRWLEDNSGFFYVYYPVTDTKSQLFNKNTQSVLYKIGNNPNNRKVVFSNMNNPDLKIDKEVFPSILAFNPDDAYYIGILVDSEDFRRTFIINKKDLLAGKKNWKKLYDKDSKVHNIKLIGEEITFLSGYNSSNYKLCKTSVKKPNFINPQILVGEKKDEVFNSYTITKDGIYFTTTKNGVEAKLYLYKNGKEIPIKLPYVSGDIVLSSKGKDFSDIWVSCSGWANDEQRFKYNLKTNDFTLENLAPVIEYPEFKDIVVEETTVRSYDGVEVPLSLIYNKNIKRDGTVPVLMNGYGAFAESYSPYFSISYLLWANQGGMIAVPHVRGGGEKGDQWHIDGQKMKKPNSWKDLIACAEYLIKNKYTSSQKIALLGASAGGILMGRAVTERPDLFGAVIIESGVLNTIRVEQNGTGGTTVKEYGDPKDSVEFKGLLEMDAYYHITNGQKYPAMLITAGINDPRVKPWMSTKFVAKLLANDISSNPKLLKIDYEGGHGKDISIVKRYAGIGDIFAFALWQLGHPDYQPKENPKK